One genomic window of Vicinamibacterales bacterium includes the following:
- a CDS encoding glutamine synthetase beta-grasp domain-containing protein yields the protein MTDIIRQSMPLLGPEVENQLYPACRLARLIGKFPEEWTVDDLIGVVGALNIRLVSLMHVGGDGWLKTLDFVPRDLPHLREVLSFGERADGSSLFGAMGVSVTASDVVLRPRLSTAFVDPFATHPTLVVFCGHFGRDGAPLPESPDTIVRSAFDRLHTELGVELHALGEIEFFLGKRPDETDIYGATERGYHASSPFVFGEALRRRAMVMLGEIGIPVKYGHSEVGYIQPDEVDARIWEQHEIELSLQPLPQAADSVLVGQWLLRNLAHKAGWRCSFDPVLRKGHAGSGLHFHLSPVIDGVHQKHSTPDGALDGVARWLIAGLVRNADALMAFGNRVPNSFVRLIQAKEAPSTVTWGRYNRKALIRLPIVATDEQGRSVSPETVEFRLPDGSAHPHLLLAGIAQAFVAGKSFDNLDALLEKTCAQTLQAPYAIPVPRGFGEVGDGLRQHRATFEAGGIFPRHVIDRTVEALGQM from the coding sequence ATGACCGACATCATTCGTCAGTCGATGCCTCTGCTCGGGCCGGAGGTCGAGAACCAGCTGTATCCCGCCTGCCGGCTCGCCCGCCTGATCGGAAAGTTCCCGGAAGAATGGACCGTGGACGATTTGATCGGCGTCGTTGGCGCGCTGAACATCCGACTCGTCAGCCTCATGCACGTGGGCGGAGACGGCTGGCTCAAGACCCTCGATTTCGTTCCGCGCGATTTGCCGCACCTGCGCGAGGTGCTGTCGTTCGGCGAGCGGGCGGACGGCTCGAGTCTGTTCGGCGCGATGGGGGTCTCGGTCACGGCGTCCGACGTGGTCCTGCGTCCGCGCTTGTCCACTGCGTTTGTCGACCCGTTCGCCACCCATCCGACGCTCGTGGTCTTCTGCGGCCATTTCGGACGCGACGGTGCACCGCTGCCCGAGTCTCCCGACACCATCGTGCGAAGCGCGTTCGACCGCCTGCACACGGAGCTTGGCGTGGAGTTGCACGCACTGGGAGAAATCGAGTTCTTCCTGGGCAAGCGGCCCGACGAGACGGACATCTACGGCGCGACCGAGCGCGGGTACCACGCCAGTTCGCCGTTCGTCTTCGGCGAGGCGCTCCGCCGGCGGGCGATGGTGATGCTGGGGGAGATCGGCATCCCCGTGAAATACGGCCACAGCGAGGTGGGCTACATCCAGCCGGACGAGGTGGACGCGCGAATCTGGGAACAGCACGAGATCGAACTGTCGCTGCAGCCGCTGCCGCAGGCGGCCGACTCGGTGCTCGTCGGGCAGTGGCTGCTCCGGAACCTCGCGCACAAGGCCGGGTGGCGCTGCAGCTTCGACCCGGTGCTCCGGAAGGGCCACGCGGGGAGTGGCCTCCATTTCCACCTGTCGCCCGTCATCGACGGCGTGCACCAGAAGCACAGCACGCCGGACGGGGCTCTTGACGGCGTGGCGCGCTGGTTGATCGCGGGACTCGTGCGGAACGCGGACGCGCTGATGGCGTTCGGCAACCGGGTGCCGAATTCGTTCGTCAGGCTGATCCAGGCCAAAGAGGCGCCGAGCACGGTGACCTGGGGCCGTTACAACCGCAAGGCGCTCATCCGGCTGCCGATCGTGGCAACCGACGAGCAGGGTCGGTCGGTGAGTCCGGAGACCGTGGAATTCAGGCTGCCGGATGGCTCAGCGCATCCGCACCTGCTGCTGGCCGGGATCGCGCAGGCCTTCGTCGCGGGCAAGTCGTTCGACAATCTCGACGCGCTGCTCGAAAAGACGTGCGCGCAGACGCTGCAGGCGCCGTACGCCATTCCGGTTCCGCGCGGCTTCGGTGAGGTGGGCGACGGGCTTCGGCAGCACCGTGCAACGTTTGAAGCGGGAGGCATCTTCCCGCGCCACGTCATCGACAGGACGGTTGAAGCGCTGGGACAGATGTAG
- a CDS encoding PIG-L family deacetylase has protein sequence MKLTRLLPLVLVAVLVAADPSMRAQPKGLTGVGGELGLGLVLRQLGTTAIFLETGAHPDDENNGLLAMLGRGLGVRTAMFTCTRGTGGQNEIGPELFEALSVLRTEELASVHRYDGAEQYFGREIDFGYSFSIEETFQKWGRDETLSDYVRMIRTIRPDVVLTMRPDGEGGGMHHQAQARITGDAYRAAADPNRFPGQLKEGLRPWQARKLYYTERYGFRGEPAPSAGMTLLSVSNDIYDSLLGQTYVEIGSEARSNHKCQGMGQLLSLPGPQTFQFRLGDTSLPGGVTRADTALFDGVDTTVPGLAQFVRGTPPDALAQGLTAIAREVENAQKAFAARGVVAARGPIVAGLRAVRALRAQLSSLGINQEAVLEIDYRLATKEQQFQQAAVLAQEVRIDVLADDGLVIGGQPIKVQTIVANRAAADMQVKAIGLSGFDGNASCRTGGLEAGGVLRCDADVRIPGDARLTTPYWRPLSDAARYEFDKDAPFGLPFRPTPFRARIDLVIGGVDVSVDEPVKYRYEGNIFSGEKRMELLVVPRFSVGVTPDIAIIPSATDGFNTGPADRAKTAETSASRSTVKTRTAASASSASSVSNAVRDREIRVVVINGNKGAASAQASLDLPAGWTATPPSQPVEFAREDASETVRFSVSPPADAAPGQYKVRAIVRAGGEMFDQGYQVIEYPHINRRHRVIPAETSFKVIDVKVAPKLKVGYVMGVGDQVPPAIEQLGADVVQLGADDLAWGNLSTFDAIVTGVRAYERRADLRANNRRLIDYADKGGTLIVQYNKFEFNEAQYGPYPAKVSSSRVTDENAPVQVLVPADPIFTFPNTIAEATWKNWVQERGLYFLGNDKDPRYVDLVQLEDPFPANRGTRKGALVEARIGKGRWIYVGLGLWRQLPAGTDGAYQLLANLLSVGRTPR, from the coding sequence ATGAAGCTGACGCGACTTCTGCCGCTCGTTCTCGTCGCCGTGCTCGTGGCCGCGGACCCGTCGATGCGCGCGCAACCGAAAGGCCTGACCGGTGTCGGGGGAGAGCTGGGCCTTGGCCTCGTGCTTCGCCAGCTCGGCACCACGGCGATCTTCCTCGAGACCGGCGCGCATCCGGACGACGAGAACAACGGCCTGCTCGCGATGCTGGGCCGCGGGCTCGGCGTCCGCACGGCGATGTTCACCTGCACGCGCGGAACGGGCGGGCAGAACGAGATCGGTCCCGAGTTGTTCGAGGCTCTGAGCGTGCTCAGGACCGAGGAACTCGCCTCCGTCCACCGCTACGACGGCGCAGAGCAGTACTTCGGCCGCGAAATCGACTTCGGCTACTCGTTCAGCATCGAAGAGACCTTTCAGAAGTGGGGTCGCGACGAAACGCTCTCGGACTACGTTCGCATGATCCGCACGATCCGGCCGGACGTCGTGCTGACGATGCGCCCGGACGGCGAGGGCGGCGGAATGCACCACCAGGCCCAGGCGCGCATCACCGGCGACGCGTACCGCGCGGCCGCCGATCCGAACAGGTTTCCCGGGCAACTGAAGGAAGGTCTGCGGCCATGGCAGGCGCGGAAGCTGTACTACACCGAACGCTACGGATTCCGCGGCGAGCCGGCACCCTCCGCCGGCATGACACTGCTGTCCGTCAGCAACGACATCTACGATTCGCTGCTCGGCCAGACCTACGTCGAGATTGGCTCCGAGGCTCGCAGCAACCACAAGTGCCAGGGAATGGGTCAACTCCTGTCGCTGCCCGGCCCTCAGACGTTCCAGTTCAGGCTGGGTGACACGTCGCTGCCCGGCGGCGTCACGCGGGCCGACACGGCGCTGTTCGACGGGGTGGACACGACGGTCCCCGGTCTCGCGCAGTTCGTGCGGGGCACGCCACCCGATGCCCTGGCGCAGGGTCTGACAGCCATCGCACGCGAGGTCGAGAACGCGCAGAAGGCGTTCGCTGCTCGAGGCGTCGTGGCGGCCCGCGGTCCGATTGTCGCGGGGCTCCGTGCCGTTCGCGCGCTGCGCGCGCAGTTGTCGTCGCTCGGCATCAACCAGGAGGCGGTACTCGAAATCGACTACCGGCTCGCCACCAAGGAGCAGCAATTCCAGCAGGCGGCGGTGCTCGCGCAGGAAGTCCGCATCGACGTGCTGGCAGACGACGGCCTGGTGATTGGCGGCCAGCCGATCAAGGTCCAGACGATTGTGGCCAACCGTGCTGCGGCCGACATGCAGGTGAAAGCGATCGGCCTCAGCGGTTTCGACGGTAACGCCTCCTGCAGGACCGGGGGCCTCGAGGCGGGAGGTGTGTTACGGTGCGACGCGGACGTGAGGATCCCGGGGGATGCGCGCCTGACGACGCCGTACTGGCGCCCGCTGTCCGATGCCGCCCGGTACGAATTCGACAAGGACGCGCCGTTCGGCCTGCCGTTCCGCCCGACGCCGTTCCGGGCGCGGATCGATCTCGTCATCGGCGGCGTCGACGTCTCGGTTGACGAGCCGGTCAAGTACCGGTACGAGGGCAACATCTTCAGCGGCGAGAAGCGGATGGAGTTGCTGGTGGTGCCGCGCTTCTCGGTCGGCGTGACGCCAGACATCGCGATCATCCCGTCCGCGACGGACGGTTTCAACACAGGGCCCGCGGATCGCGCGAAAACGGCCGAGACGTCGGCCTCGAGATCCACCGTCAAAACCCGGACCGCCGCCTCTGCGTCCTCTGCGAGCTCGGTGTCGAATGCCGTCCGCGACCGCGAGATTCGCGTCGTCGTCATCAATGGCAACAAGGGTGCGGCCAGTGCGCAGGCGTCGCTCGATCTGCCGGCAGGGTGGACGGCAACGCCTCCGTCGCAGCCGGTCGAGTTCGCGCGCGAGGACGCGTCGGAGACCGTCCGGTTCAGTGTGTCGCCTCCAGCCGATGCTGCGCCCGGCCAGTACAAGGTCCGCGCCATCGTCCGCGCCGGCGGCGAGATGTTCGACCAGGGCTACCAGGTCATCGAGTACCCGCACATCAACCGCCGGCACCGGGTGATTCCCGCGGAAACCAGCTTCAAGGTCATCGACGTGAAGGTGGCGCCGAAGCTGAAGGTCGGGTACGTGATGGGCGTCGGCGACCAGGTGCCGCCCGCCATTGAACAACTCGGTGCGGACGTCGTGCAGCTCGGGGCCGATGATCTCGCGTGGGGAAATCTCTCGACGTTCGACGCCATCGTGACCGGCGTACGCGCGTACGAGCGCCGTGCCGATCTTCGCGCCAACAATCGCCGGCTCATCGACTACGCCGACAAGGGCGGCACCCTCATCGTCCAATACAACAAGTTCGAGTTCAACGAGGCGCAGTACGGGCCGTACCCGGCCAAGGTCAGCTCGAGCCGCGTGACCGACGAGAACGCACCCGTGCAGGTGCTCGTGCCGGCCGACCCGATCTTCACGTTCCCGAACACGATCGCCGAGGCGACGTGGAAGAACTGGGTCCAGGAGCGCGGCCTGTATTTCCTCGGCAACGACAAAGACCCGCGGTACGTCGATCTGGTGCAACTCGAGGACCCGTTCCCGGCCAACCGGGGCACCAGGAAGGGGGCGCTCGTGGAAGCCCGGATTGGCAAGGGCCGATGGATCTATGTCGGTCTCGGGCTGTGGCGGCAGTTGCCAGCGGGGACCGACGGCGCATACCAGTTGCTGGCAAACCTCCTGAGCGTCGGCAGGACACCGCGGTGA
- a CDS encoding NAD(P)/FAD-dependent oxidoreductase, protein MTVPSVLVVGAGPAGATAARTLALGGARVQLLERYRLPRNKPCGGGITMRVMRRFPYLASALDRISTHYVSRLHLEGPSGASAVLTSPTPAVLLIRRVEFDHLLSQLAVEAGAELVENAWVSQVSGDDDGVRVETRDGRTFSADALIAADGVNGVVTRRIGLHGGWDGASVALDMMEETPNERLRTVEPGTLWVSYGHGGTDGYGYIFPKRDHVNVGIGCLLSYFRAHVDRSPYEIQQQFVADLRRRGILCGVSRREDFTPYHIPVCGPVAETGRGRVLVAGDAGGFVNAYTAEGIYYAMVSGDLAARAALEVDMVDDPGGPRNLAPWYRLAWRREIGAELRDSVLIQRYLFRQAARIEAVIRGAAAYRDVADTIIGYVAGTVTYAQARRRLLAQFPHVAFRLAGIALFS, encoded by the coding sequence GTGACGGTGCCGTCCGTCCTCGTTGTCGGCGCCGGTCCTGCGGGAGCAACGGCGGCACGCACGCTGGCGCTCGGCGGCGCCCGCGTGCAGTTGCTCGAGCGGTATCGATTACCCCGCAACAAGCCGTGCGGTGGCGGCATCACGATGCGCGTGATGCGCCGCTTCCCGTACCTGGCGTCCGCGCTCGACCGCATCTCCACGCACTACGTGTCGAGGCTTCATCTCGAGGGGCCGTCGGGCGCGAGCGCCGTACTCACGTCGCCCACGCCGGCCGTGCTGCTGATCCGCCGCGTCGAGTTCGACCATCTCCTGTCGCAGTTGGCCGTGGAAGCGGGCGCGGAACTCGTCGAGAACGCGTGGGTATCGCAGGTGTCCGGGGACGACGATGGCGTCCGCGTCGAGACGCGGGACGGCCGGACGTTCTCGGCAGACGCCCTCATTGCCGCCGACGGCGTCAACGGCGTCGTGACGCGGCGCATCGGACTGCATGGCGGGTGGGACGGCGCGTCGGTGGCGCTCGACATGATGGAGGAGACGCCGAACGAGCGGCTGCGAACCGTCGAGCCCGGCACGTTGTGGGTGTCGTACGGTCACGGCGGCACCGACGGGTACGGGTACATCTTCCCGAAGCGCGACCACGTGAACGTCGGGATCGGCTGTCTGCTGTCCTACTTCCGTGCGCACGTCGATCGATCGCCGTACGAGATTCAGCAGCAGTTCGTCGCCGACCTGCGTCGGCGGGGCATTCTCTGCGGTGTGTCGAGGCGCGAGGACTTCACGCCGTACCACATTCCGGTCTGCGGACCGGTTGCCGAGACGGGGCGCGGCCGCGTGCTCGTGGCAGGCGATGCGGGCGGCTTCGTCAATGCCTACACGGCCGAAGGCATCTACTACGCGATGGTGTCGGGCGACCTCGCTGCCCGCGCGGCGCTCGAGGTGGACATGGTCGACGACCCGGGCGGCCCGCGGAACCTGGCACCCTGGTATCGACTGGCATGGCGCCGCGAGATCGGAGCCGAGCTTCGCGACTCGGTGCTGATCCAGCGATACCTGTTCCGCCAGGCCGCGCGCATCGAAGCCGTCATTCGCGGCGCGGCCGCGTATCGGGATGTCGCCGACACGATCATCGGCTACGTGGCGGGCACGGTGACGTACGCACAAGCCCGGCGACGACTGCTCGCGCAGTTTCCCCACGTTGCATTCAGGCTGGCGGGGATTGCCCTGTTCAGCTGA
- a CDS encoding M55 family metallopeptidase: MHDRPVFVVVLLAAVLLIGALPLAAQSGPRPIKKLFISVDMEGVTGVVQPAQLGPAGFEYAAAREWVTGEVRAAIDAARAAGVTEFVVCDSHGNAQNLLIDKLPDDVRVVRGFPRPLEMMQGIDQTFDGVLLIGYHASEWNVDAVRSHTISSARLLGIKLNGAGVMEAVFNAAIAGHFGVPVLFISGDRIAVNEMQKTLPQVEGVVVKEPIGFHSAMTVTPARGRQLIAEGVRRALEKAGRPAPYKLKTPIDLEVGFKFTPDAERAAYIPGLSRVDAHFVRGTFADMPTVTKLMQVLTSLEPIQ; the protein is encoded by the coding sequence ATGCATGATCGACCGGTATTCGTCGTTGTACTCCTGGCAGCCGTCCTGTTGATTGGCGCCCTGCCGCTCGCGGCGCAGTCTGGCCCGCGTCCGATCAAGAAGCTGTTCATCTCCGTGGACATGGAGGGCGTCACCGGCGTCGTGCAGCCGGCGCAGCTCGGGCCGGCCGGCTTCGAGTACGCGGCCGCGCGCGAATGGGTGACCGGCGAGGTGCGCGCCGCGATCGACGCCGCCCGCGCCGCCGGCGTCACCGAGTTCGTGGTGTGCGACTCGCACGGCAACGCGCAGAACCTGCTCATCGACAAACTGCCCGACGACGTGCGCGTCGTGCGCGGGTTCCCACGGCCGCTCGAGATGATGCAGGGGATCGACCAGACGTTCGACGGCGTCCTCCTGATCGGCTATCACGCCAGCGAGTGGAACGTGGACGCCGTGCGCAGCCACACGATCTCGAGCGCGCGCCTGCTGGGCATCAAGCTGAACGGCGCGGGGGTGATGGAAGCCGTATTCAACGCCGCGATTGCCGGCCACTTCGGCGTGCCGGTGCTCTTCATCTCCGGTGATCGCATCGCCGTGAACGAGATGCAGAAGACGCTGCCGCAGGTGGAAGGTGTCGTGGTGAAGGAGCCGATCGGCTTCCATTCCGCGATGACGGTGACGCCGGCCCGCGGGCGCCAGCTCATAGCGGAGGGCGTGAGGCGGGCGCTCGAGAAGGCCGGCCGACCGGCCCCCTACAAGCTGAAGACGCCCATCGATCTCGAGGTCGGCTTCAAGTTCACGCCCGACGCCGAGCGAGCCGCCTACATCCCGGGCCTGTCGCGTGTGGACGCCCACTTCGTGCGCGGCACGTTTGCCGACATGCCGACCGTGACGAAGCTGATGCAGGTCCTGACGAGTCTGGAACCGATTCAATAG
- a CDS encoding SpoIIE family protein phosphatase yields the protein MATPAHNIRAQLVDRRERLEGLIGKGPPAPELDRLLVEVEHALERFAVGTYGVCETCGDPIEAVQLEADPLSRFCLDHLSPSQAHALQQDLDLAGRVQRTLLPPGQVVAAGWEMAYRYEPLGAVSGDYCDIVLPLGPDGGLYFLLGDISGKGVAASMLMAHLHASVRTLLSLELPLSQVVARANRVFCDSTMSNHYATLVCARLSTNGEVELCNAGHCPPLLVHGSDVTPIEATGVPVGLFCVNDYPARRLTLAPGDALVLYTDGVTEARNRTDEEYGEARLASLVAGLSDRSSEAVVAACVQAVSIFRGGRTATDDLTVMVVRRVAAN from the coding sequence ATGGCCACGCCAGCACACAACATCCGCGCCCAGCTCGTCGACAGGCGTGAACGGCTCGAGGGCCTGATTGGGAAGGGGCCACCCGCACCCGAGCTCGATCGGCTGCTGGTCGAGGTCGAACATGCGCTCGAGCGGTTCGCGGTTGGGACCTATGGCGTCTGCGAAACGTGCGGCGACCCTATCGAGGCCGTGCAACTCGAAGCCGACCCGCTGAGCCGGTTCTGCCTCGACCACTTGTCCCCTTCTCAGGCGCACGCGCTTCAGCAGGACCTCGACTTGGCCGGTCGAGTGCAGCGAACGCTCCTTCCGCCAGGACAGGTCGTGGCTGCTGGGTGGGAGATGGCCTACCGCTACGAACCGCTCGGTGCGGTCAGTGGCGACTACTGCGACATCGTGCTGCCGTTGGGACCTGATGGAGGGCTCTACTTCCTGCTCGGCGACATTTCGGGGAAGGGCGTGGCCGCGTCGATGCTGATGGCGCACCTCCACGCCAGCGTGCGCACGCTGCTCAGCCTCGAGTTGCCCCTGTCACAGGTGGTCGCCCGCGCGAACCGCGTCTTCTGCGACAGCACGATGTCGAATCACTACGCGACGCTGGTCTGCGCGCGGCTGTCAACGAACGGGGAGGTCGAGCTCTGCAACGCCGGCCACTGCCCGCCGCTGCTGGTGCACGGGAGCGACGTGACGCCCATCGAGGCGACCGGCGTGCCGGTCGGCCTGTTCTGCGTCAACGACTATCCGGCCCGGCGCCTGACGCTGGCGCCGGGCGACGCGCTCGTCCTCTATACCGACGGCGTCACCGAAGCGCGCAACCGCACGGACGAGGAATACGGAGAAGCCCGTCTCGCCTCGCTCGTGGCGGGCTTGTCCGATCGGTCCTCCGAGGCTGTTGTCGCCGCGTGTGTGCAGGCTGTCTCGATCTTCCGTGGTGGGCGAACGGCGACCGACGATCTGACGGTGATGGTCGTCAGGCGGGTTGCCGCGAACTGA
- a CDS encoding MFS transporter: protein MTLNRRPLFAAACIAMFVFGMVIALLGTLFGLPELRARLGIDLASQGDVFSAMYVGLLISTVLVGPVIDRFGSRFTLLSASMMVTASLVLFSFARSFAAAAVAAALLGFGAAPLNTGGNALVSDIYPEDRGRMLNLLGVCFGVGALFVPLIVALLFGIISLPGIFLLCAAVAALGVVACVVPRFPPPHEAAGFSFAGMVGVAREPGIFLIAALLLFQSGNEAALSGWTSTYVGSLGWSPRVATAVLLGYWVMAILGRMLSSRAQARLGKSRLIVASGLMAIAGLLILLAAAAWLPALTAGAWITAFAYSAVFPTALAIAGDRYHRFAGTVFGFLFSVAMLGSMSYPYLLGHLSQAAGVRFGMLVPLVGTLGMTVCAVLVARDTPRR from the coding sequence ATGACACTCAACCGCCGGCCGTTGTTCGCCGCCGCGTGCATCGCGATGTTCGTGTTCGGCATGGTGATCGCGCTGCTCGGCACGCTGTTCGGCCTGCCTGAGCTGCGCGCGCGACTCGGCATCGATTTGGCGAGCCAGGGCGACGTCTTCAGCGCGATGTACGTCGGGTTGCTCATCTCCACGGTGCTCGTCGGTCCGGTGATCGATCGATTCGGCAGCAGGTTCACGCTGCTGTCGGCCTCGATGATGGTCACCGCGTCGCTCGTGCTGTTCTCGTTTGCCCGGTCGTTCGCCGCCGCCGCCGTGGCGGCAGCCCTGCTCGGCTTCGGGGCCGCACCGCTCAACACCGGCGGCAACGCGCTCGTGTCGGACATCTACCCCGAGGACCGCGGCCGGATGCTGAACCTGCTGGGCGTCTGCTTCGGCGTCGGCGCGCTCTTCGTCCCGCTGATCGTCGCCCTGCTCTTCGGCATCATTTCGCTGCCGGGCATATTCCTCCTGTGCGCCGCCGTGGCGGCTCTCGGTGTCGTCGCCTGCGTGGTGCCTCGCTTTCCACCGCCACACGAAGCAGCGGGTTTCTCGTTCGCGGGAATGGTCGGCGTCGCGCGCGAGCCGGGTATCTTCCTGATCGCGGCCCTCCTCTTGTTTCAATCCGGGAACGAGGCGGCGCTGAGCGGCTGGACGTCGACCTACGTGGGTTCGCTGGGCTGGTCTCCGCGGGTTGCGACGGCGGTGCTCCTCGGCTACTGGGTCATGGCCATCCTCGGGCGGATGCTGTCGTCGCGCGCACAGGCCCGGCTTGGGAAGAGCCGGCTGATTGTGGCCAGCGGCCTCATGGCCATCGCCGGCCTCCTGATCCTGCTGGCGGCTGCGGCGTGGCTGCCTGCGTTGACGGCGGGCGCCTGGATCACCGCCTTCGCCTACTCGGCCGTCTTCCCGACGGCGCTCGCCATCGCCGGTGATCGCTACCATCGATTTGCCGGGACGGTGTTCGGCTTCCTGTTCTCGGTCGCGATGCTGGGATCGATGTCGTATCCGTATCTGCTCGGCCACCTCTCGCAGGCGGCGGGCGTGCGCTTCGGCATGCTCGTGCCGCTCGTCGGCACACTGGGCATGACGGTCTGTGCGGTTCTGGTCGCTCGCGACACACCGCGAAGGTGA
- a CDS encoding thiamine pyrophosphate-binding protein codes for MMLNTSEVIVQALERAGIRYVFGYPGGQNTRFIQAMHGSGVEFVLVTHEACAGFMADVTARLTGRPGACLSTLGPGATNMTTGVGNALLDRVPLLAFTGKMGRTWRGRTVQMQIDHQALYAPVTKWTAELDATSVEDTLRKAIAVAQAEQPGPVHLDFPEDVAEEESPGLGGGFPGAVVGIDGPLDATLKQAEDAIRGARRPLVAVGLTMNRAGATDALRAFVARHRLPVVSTLMAKGHIPDDDPHFVGVVGRARRDIVADFCRPADLVVGVGYDPVEFNYEDWVGRDVPVVHIDTVRADLAPTHQLACEAVGDIRQSLEYLARVAPFSHGWDLSALAAHRRRLFDALTPPSRGFTPHHVLLAVRERLASDGVLVADVGAHTHLIGQLWDTRGPGHFLVSNGWSSMGFSIPAAIAAKLVRPEQQVVACTGDGGYLMMLGEINTAVRLHLPIVFVVLRDRYLSLIRVKQTRRHFAWTGVQIYGDNYRASDTLFGAPVVVAENEEAFRAAFASALGSTGPTLIEAVVDPAEYDLVV; via the coding sequence ATGATGCTCAACACCTCGGAAGTCATCGTCCAGGCCCTCGAACGTGCCGGCATCCGGTACGTCTTCGGCTACCCGGGCGGGCAGAATACGCGGTTCATCCAGGCCATGCACGGCAGCGGCGTGGAGTTCGTCCTGGTGACCCACGAGGCCTGTGCCGGCTTCATGGCCGACGTCACCGCCCGCCTGACGGGTCGGCCGGGCGCCTGCCTGTCCACGCTCGGGCCGGGCGCCACGAACATGACGACGGGCGTCGGCAACGCGCTGCTCGATCGGGTCCCGTTGCTCGCCTTCACCGGCAAGATGGGCCGGACGTGGCGCGGACGCACGGTCCAGATGCAGATCGATCACCAGGCGCTCTACGCACCGGTGACGAAATGGACGGCTGAACTCGACGCGACGTCGGTCGAGGACACGCTGCGCAAGGCCATCGCTGTCGCGCAGGCAGAGCAACCCGGGCCCGTGCACCTCGACTTCCCGGAGGATGTCGCCGAGGAAGAATCGCCAGGACTCGGAGGCGGCTTCCCCGGCGCGGTCGTCGGAATCGACGGCCCCTTGGACGCCACACTGAAACAGGCGGAGGATGCGATTCGCGGCGCCCGGCGCCCGCTGGTCGCGGTGGGCCTGACGATGAACCGCGCCGGCGCCACCGACGCGCTGCGCGCGTTCGTCGCACGGCACCGCCTGCCGGTCGTCTCGACCCTCATGGCGAAGGGCCACATCCCGGATGACGACCCGCACTTTGTCGGTGTGGTCGGCCGGGCGCGGCGTGACATCGTCGCGGATTTTTGCAGGCCGGCGGATCTCGTGGTCGGCGTTGGCTACGATCCGGTCGAGTTCAACTACGAAGACTGGGTCGGCAGGGATGTGCCGGTTGTGCACATCGACACGGTGCGCGCCGATCTCGCCCCGACACACCAACTGGCCTGCGAAGCGGTCGGCGACATCCGACAGTCGCTCGAGTATCTCGCTCGCGTCGCGCCGTTCTCGCACGGGTGGGATCTGTCGGCGCTCGCCGCCCATCGTCGGCGGCTCTTCGACGCGCTCACACCGCCGTCTCGCGGTTTCACCCCCCACCACGTCCTGCTCGCCGTGCGCGAGAGACTGGCGTCGGACGGCGTCCTGGTTGCCGACGTGGGTGCGCACACGCACCTGATCGGCCAACTCTGGGACACTCGCGGGCCCGGCCACTTCCTCGTGTCGAACGGCTGGTCGTCGATGGGCTTCTCAATCCCCGCGGCGATTGCCGCCAAGCTGGTGCGCCCCGAGCAGCAGGTCGTGGCGTGCACGGGCGACGGCGGCTACCTGATGATGCTTGGCGAGATCAACACCGCGGTACGCCTGCACCTCCCCATCGTCTTCGTCGTCCTGCGCGATCGGTATCTGAGCCTGATCCGCGTGAAACAGACGCGCCGACACTTCGCCTGGACTGGTGTGCAGATCTACGGCGACAACTATCGTGCGAGCGACACGCTATTCGGCGCACCGGTCGTTGTCGCGGAGAACGAGGAGGCGTTCCGCGCGGCGTTCGCCTCGGCGCTCGGCAGCACCGGGCCGACACTCATCGAGGCCGTCGTCGATCCCGCGGAGTACGATCTCGTGGTGTGA
- a CDS encoding nitrilase-related carbon-nitrogen hydrolase produces MNIALVQQRATGNRAANVAAGLEAVTAAAANGAKLICFAELAFEPFYPQTVATPELLSQAEPIPGPITEAFQQKAAEHGVVLVLNLFERDGDRTFDTSPVIDADGSLVGRTRMVHITDYPCFHEQGYYTPGDTGAPVFDTAVGKVGVAICYDRHYPEYMRALAVGGAEVVVVPQAGAVGEWPEGLYEAEMRVAAFQNGYFTALCNRVGEEECLTFGGESFLCAPNGTVIAKAPAGEDTILYATVDLSRIERSHARRLFLRHRRPELYADWLGR; encoded by the coding sequence ATGAACATCGCTCTCGTCCAACAGCGTGCCACCGGGAACAGGGCCGCCAACGTCGCCGCCGGCCTCGAGGCCGTGACCGCCGCCGCCGCGAACGGCGCGAAACTCATCTGTTTTGCCGAGCTGGCGTTCGAGCCGTTCTATCCGCAGACGGTGGCCACCCCCGAGTTGCTCAGCCAGGCCGAACCGATTCCCGGACCCATCACCGAGGCGTTCCAGCAGAAGGCTGCGGAGCACGGTGTCGTCCTCGTCCTCAACCTGTTCGAGCGCGACGGTGACCGCACGTTCGATACGTCGCCCGTGATCGACGCAGACGGATCGCTCGTTGGCCGCACGCGCATGGTGCACATCACCGACTACCCGTGCTTTCACGAGCAGGGTTACTACACGCCCGGCGACACCGGGGCACCGGTGTTCGACACGGCCGTCGGCAAGGTGGGGGTCGCGATCTGCTACGACCGGCACTATCCCGAGTACATGCGGGCGCTGGCGGTTGGCGGCGCGGAGGTCGTCGTGGTGCCCCAGGCGGGTGCGGTGGGCGAGTGGCCGGAGGGATTGTACGAGGCTGAGATGCGCGTCGCCGCGTTTCAGAACGGCTACTTCACGGCACTGTGCAATCGGGTGGGCGAAGAGGAGTGTCTGACGTTTGGCGGCGAATCGTTCCTGTGCGCGCCGAACGGCACGGTGATCGCCAAGGCCCCGGCCGGCGAAGACACGATTCTCTACGCCACCGTCGACCTGTCCAGGATCGAGCGCTCGCACGCGCGCCGCCTGTTCCTGCGTCACCGGCGGCCGGAACTGTATGCGGACTGGTTGGGACGGTGA